CTACGTTGTATTTTGTAAAAGAGATGGTTGGAAACAACCAAAGTCAAATGCCAGTAACCTGGTCCATGTAAGAGAAGATAAGCCTCGCTAAGGTAAGCGGGGCTTTTTTTATGTAAGCGGATGAATTTAGTTGTGAGGAAGAGAAGAGAGTAACTTATTATACAAAGCTGATCTGCGTATTCGAGCGGAGGATCCTCTGATTGGGATGTTTCATTGGTGCAAGTTTGAAAAATGCTGAATTCATCACTTTTTCATCAACTATTATCATTTGAGGCACCCTGGCTGATAACCATACCCATTATCCCCCCGTGTGATTTGAGTCATACATTTGTGGCTTTAAGCATCGGAGCCATCGTTTTGAAACCAAATTTACGTTTTAGTGCTTCTAAATGCCCCTTCATTAGAAAACATAAACTCTCGAATCCTTCTCTCAGCGAATTTACTGAATCAGTTAATGGTTCAAATTTTAGGGCGCACAGTTCCGGCTCTCCGCTCCAATCTTTGCATTCGCAAAGGATTTACGCTTCGATCCGGGGCGCGGGGCTTCTTGGTGGAAAAGAACTAGAATTTTGCATTAAAAAAAATATATAGAAATACCAACGTTCAAAAATGAATTTGGAACCGGAATCTTGATTCAAAATATCACTGCCATTCTCAACTAACAAAGTTCTACAATTTCAGAAAGGGAAAAAAGGGCTGGTATCCTTTTTTTCGTTCATGATATACAATTTGGTTTTTTGATCACTCCCTATTTACCCAAACGAAGCGAAGCATATCCATTTTCGAATTCTTTTACAGAATCAAACTGCGGTTTGACGATCATGCCTGTTTTATCAATATAACCATATTTGCCATTGAGTTAAATGACAGCTAAACCCTCGCTAAAATCGTTCATTACCCGTACCATCGGAGGTAGGGCCGATTTCGGAGACGCTGATCGAAACTGGTATTACAATCTCTTTTTCTAGTTTACAATCGAAACAAAGAGTGATTGACTCTCGACAGTAACTACAACGAGGCAAAGCAAGGTAACGATTGGAATAGAAAGTCCAGTTGCTTGGAGAGACAAAGAATAGAAACAAAAAATTTTCGCGAGGTTCCCATACAAACTGACATTTGCTCATACAAATGAAGTATTAGAGTGATGCCTCCGCTTTTTCTTAAAATTCTACACAAATTAAATTCACCTGATTACTACAGGAAAAATTTCCTCCAAACAATGTATTGTCGGTGTATTGTGTTCGAAACATAAAGCCAGTCGTGATTGCTGTATTTTCTGTCCAATTGAAACATGTATTTCCACCTAACACATAGCCAGAAGAACTACCGAGCCAACCTCCTATTCCTACAGCATCGATCACACTTGCGAAAGGAATCTGGAGTAAAGACGTTTGATTCGTAGTTGTTATAAGTGTATTTGCAGGACTCGGACTGTAATAATGTGCGAATGGATGCAACACCCAATCGACTTGACCATCTCCTAAGTTTGCTGTAGCAGAAGCAATTCTCGTTGGACCAAGTATCATCGCCTTGCAACTTGATCCAGCTGGACATTTGATATCAGAATTACAAATTAAATCTGCTCCACCGATACCACCAAATTCCCCTCCTCTATAAGGACTTGTAGATAAAAACAATCTCCTTTCATTATCTTTCAATACCATTGGAATATCGAAACTCAAATCATGAAACTCTTCATCAGTAGAATCTATTTTTAATTTGAGATTAAAATTTCTATCTCCATTGATAATAGAATCATTGATTCCAGTTGCAGTAAAACTTAAAGGACTAGACCAGGTTTCTTGTGGAAATGTTAATGAATTCGTAGATAAGGTTGCGAGAGAGGGCTGCGAGGAAACAATTTGAATTGTAACGTTAGCGGTAGGTGCTTTAAAAAGTCGAATTACAAATATTTGGCTACTTCCCACAGAGAGACTACTTCCTGATTCTGATAAAACACCTAGATTCGGAGTAATTTCGAAAACACTAGAAGAGATATCTATGT
This sequence is a window from Leptospira ellinghausenii. Protein-coding genes within it:
- a CDS encoding WG repeat-containing protein, which codes for MDKTGMIVKPQFDSVKEFENGYASLRLGK
- a CDS encoding DUF1554 domain-containing protein, yielding MKKIILIFIIFVSCSEFQYQNLCDPKSDQFTKGLILFKILGESRYKCNSFDIDISSSVFEITPNLGVLSESGSSLSVGSSQIFVIRLFKAPTANVTIQIVSSQPSLATLSTNSLTFPQETWSSPLSFTATGINDSIINGDRNFNLKLKIDSTDEEFHDLSFDIPMVLKDNERRLFLSTSPYRGGEFGGIGGADLICNSDIKCPAGSSCKAMILGPTRIASATANLGDGQVDWVLHPFAHYYSPSPANTLITTTNQTSLLQIPFASVIDAVGIGGWLGSSSGYVLGGNTCFNWTENTAITTGFMFRTQYTDNTLFGGNFSCSNQVNLICVEF